The following are encoded together in the Pirellulales bacterium genome:
- a CDS encoding chloride channel protein codes for MSNVETARSATTDGLTVSPALDMVLEAAQVPAQYAIVDHRVIAICTIALGLGVAAGFISQLLIGLINFITNFAFFGRFSIETASPAANTLGLWVIPVPVIGALFVGFMARYGSKAIRGHGIPEAMEQVLVNQSRIPARLTFLKPVSAAISIGTGGPFGAEGPIIATGGALGSLLGQLVQTTPGERKTLLSAGAAAGMAATFGSPVSAVLLAIELLLFEFRPRSIIPVALASSAAAGIRMLFEGVRPVFALANLEHPSPAALAVYILLGAVMGLAAVLVTRAVYGVEDAFERLPVHWMWWPAFGAVAVGVIGYFAPRTLGVGYENISDIISDRLPLKAVLFLCGMKFVSWAISLGSGTSGGTLAPIFTIGGGLGTALGAAAVWIVPEAGVDVRIAALVGMAALFAGASRALLASAVFAFETTLQPLGLLPLLAGCAASYLVSCLLMRNSIMTEKIARRGISSPTEYVADPLEQVMVQQVCSANVVSLNADDTLSAIRLWLASGGEGATHQGFPVIDELGVLVGVVTRRDLVKLTDPDGKRIREIIARTPKYVYDDCTVRQAADHMVNHGIGRLPVVSRAAPHKVLGMITRSDVLSVYRRRVEEARAEAPTIRLRVPSLRPRRPRTAVASVGNDEN; via the coding sequence ATGAGTAATGTCGAAACGGCGCGATCGGCGACCACCGACGGGCTGACCGTCTCGCCTGCCCTCGACATGGTTCTCGAGGCGGCCCAAGTACCGGCGCAATACGCTATAGTCGATCACCGGGTGATCGCAATCTGCACGATTGCCCTGGGGCTGGGGGTGGCGGCCGGGTTCATTTCCCAACTTTTGATCGGTCTCATCAACTTCATCACCAACTTCGCTTTCTTTGGCCGCTTCAGTATCGAGACCGCGTCCCCGGCGGCGAACACGCTCGGGCTGTGGGTCATTCCGGTGCCCGTCATCGGAGCGCTGTTCGTCGGTTTCATGGCACGCTATGGTTCCAAGGCCATTCGGGGCCACGGCATTCCGGAAGCGATGGAGCAGGTGCTGGTCAATCAAAGCCGCATTCCGGCGCGGCTGACGTTTCTTAAACCAGTCTCGGCCGCGATCTCAATTGGCACCGGCGGACCCTTCGGGGCCGAGGGACCGATTATCGCCACGGGGGGCGCGCTCGGCTCGCTGCTTGGCCAGTTAGTGCAAACCACGCCCGGCGAGCGGAAAACACTCTTGTCGGCCGGCGCCGCGGCCGGCATGGCGGCCACGTTCGGAAGCCCCGTGTCGGCGGTCTTGTTGGCCATCGAGCTTTTGTTGTTCGAATTCCGTCCGCGTTCGATCATACCCGTCGCGTTGGCCAGTTCGGCGGCGGCGGGCATTCGCATGCTTTTCGAAGGGGTGCGGCCGGTCTTTGCCCTGGCCAATCTCGAACATCCCAGTCCGGCGGCGTTGGCAGTTTACATCCTGCTCGGAGCCGTGATGGGCTTGGCGGCGGTTCTCGTGACACGGGCAGTGTATGGCGTGGAAGACGCCTTCGAGCGTCTGCCGGTCCACTGGATGTGGTGGCCGGCCTTCGGAGCGGTTGCCGTGGGCGTCATTGGTTATTTCGCGCCGCGAACTTTGGGCGTTGGTTACGAGAATATCAGCGACATTATTTCCGATCGATTGCCGCTCAAGGCTGTCCTATTTCTCTGCGGGATGAAGTTCGTCTCCTGGGCCATCTCCTTGGGAAGCGGGACGTCGGGCGGGACGTTGGCGCCGATTTTCACGATCGGCGGCGGGCTTGGGACTGCGCTCGGCGCGGCCGCCGTGTGGATTGTGCCCGAAGCGGGTGTCGACGTGCGCATCGCGGCGTTGGTCGGCATGGCGGCCTTGTTCGCCGGGGCATCGCGGGCGCTGCTGGCCTCCGCCGTGTTTGCGTTTGAAACAACCCTACAACCGCTGGGTCTGCTGCCATTGCTGGCAGGATGCGCGGCATCGTACCTCGTTTCCTGCCTGCTGATGCGGAATTCGATCATGACCGAGAAGATTGCCCGCCGCGGCATTTCTTCGCCCACTGAATATGTGGCCGATCCGCTCGAACAGGTGATGGTGCAACAGGTTTGTTCGGCGAACGTTGTATCACTTAACGCCGACGACACGCTTTCCGCCATTCGCCTGTGGCTGGCATCGGGCGGCGAAGGGGCGACGCACCAAGGGTTCCCGGTGATCGACGAGCTAGGCGTGCTGGTGGGGGTGGTGACGCGCCGCGACTTGGTCAAGCTGACCGATCCGGACGGAAAGCGGATTCGCGAGATCATTGCCCGCACGCCGAAATACGTCTACGACGATTGCACGGTGCGACAGGCCGCCGATCACATGGTCAATCACGGTATCGGGCGCTTGCCCGTCGTATCGCGGGCGGCGCCGCATAAGGTATTGGGAATGATCACGCGCAGCGATGTGCTTTCGGTTTACCGACGCCGCGTTGAAGAAGCTCGGGCGGAAGCACCGACCATCCGCTTGCGCGTGCCGAGTTTGCGCCCGCGTCGACCACGCACGGCGGTTGCCAGTGTCGGTAACGACGAAAACTAA
- a CDS encoding succinate dehydrogenase/fumarate reductase iron-sulfur subunit, protein MKLTLKIWRQASASEAGSLVGYSVDDVSPDMSFLEVLDVLNERLIARGERPIAFDHDCREGICGSCGFMIDGVAQGPQRLTTVCQLFLRHFSDGATLVVEPFRARALPIVQDLVVDRGALDRIIESGGFISARTGSAPEANSILVSKAAADRAMDAAACIGCGACVAACPNASAMLFTAAKISHFGLLPQGQPERRQRALRMVDAMYDLDLGSCTNHGECEAVCPKGIGIDFIARLNRDYMNASLMATREPIKNV, encoded by the coding sequence ATGAAGCTGACTCTGAAAATCTGGCGACAAGCCTCGGCAAGTGAAGCCGGCTCGCTGGTGGGCTACTCGGTCGACGACGTCAGCCCCGACATGTCTTTTCTGGAAGTGCTCGACGTGCTCAACGAACGGTTGATCGCGCGGGGCGAGCGGCCGATCGCCTTCGATCACGATTGCCGCGAGGGCATCTGCGGCAGTTGCGGCTTTATGATCGATGGCGTGGCTCAGGGCCCCCAGCGTCTGACCACCGTCTGCCAGCTTTTCCTGCGGCATTTTTCCGACGGCGCAACATTGGTCGTGGAGCCGTTCCGCGCGCGGGCCTTGCCGATCGTGCAAGACCTGGTCGTCGATCGCGGCGCGCTCGATCGGATCATCGAGTCGGGCGGGTTCATTTCCGCCCGCACGGGCAGCGCGCCGGAGGCGAATTCGATCTTGGTTTCGAAGGCAGCCGCCGACCGGGCGATGGACGCGGCGGCCTGCATCGGTTGCGGGGCCTGCGTGGCGGCCTGCCCCAACGCCTCGGCCATGCTCTTTACGGCGGCCAAAATCTCGCATTTCGGGCTGTTGCCGCAGGGGCAGCCCGAACGGCGCCAGCGGGCGCTGCGGATGGTCGACGCCATGTATGATCTCGACTTAGGAAGCTGCACCAACCATGGCGAGTGCGAGGCCGTTTGTCCGAAGGGGATCGGCATCGACTTCATCGCTCGGCTGAACCGCGACTACATGAACGCCAGCCTGATGGCAACAAGAGAGCCGATCAAAAACGTTTGA
- a CDS encoding fumarate reductase/succinate dehydrogenase flavoprotein subunit codes for MQLDPKIPSGPIEQKWQKHCFEMKLINPANKRKYKVIVVGTGLAGGSAAATLAQLGYEVSCFCFHDSPRRAHSIAAQGGINAAKNYQGDGDSVYRLFYDTVKGGDFRSREANVYRLAELSMAIIDQCVALGVPFAREYSGYLANRSFGGAQVSRTFYARGQTGQQLLLGCYAALARQIALRQVTMHPRHEMLDLVVVDGRARGIVTRNLLTGVIASHAADAVVLGTGGYGNVYYLSTNAKASNVTAVWRAYRRGALLANPCFTQIHPTCIPASGEHQSKLTLMSESLRNDGRIWVPQQAGDARPPSEIAEGERDYFLERKYPSFGNLVPRDVASRNAKEVCDEGRGVGPGGRGVYLDFAAATARLGEDVVRQRYGNLFEMYERITGENPYRQPMRVYPAIHYAMGGLWVDYNLMSNLEGLFVIGEANFADQGANRLGASALMQGLADGYFILPYTIGDYLARVSPADRLSPDHRAFRQTEQEAVERIARLLSASGRRSADSFHRELGELLWNQCGMSRNSAGLQTALARIPELREEFWNNVNVPAAGADFNQALEHAGRVADFLEFAELMCHDALDRDESCGAHFRQEHQTPEGEALRDDERYRHVSAWEFTEIGRPPLLHKEPLAFEYVKPTQRSYK; via the coding sequence GTGCAGCTTGATCCCAAAATCCCTTCCGGCCCGATCGAGCAAAAGTGGCAGAAGCACTGCTTCGAAATGAAGCTGATCAATCCGGCGAACAAGCGCAAATACAAAGTGATCGTGGTCGGCACGGGCCTGGCTGGTGGATCGGCCGCTGCGACGTTGGCCCAGCTCGGCTATGAAGTGAGTTGTTTCTGCTTCCACGACAGCCCGCGGCGAGCGCATTCCATCGCCGCCCAGGGCGGCATCAACGCCGCCAAAAACTACCAGGGCGACGGCGACAGCGTCTACCGGCTGTTCTACGACACGGTCAAAGGCGGCGATTTCCGCAGTCGCGAGGCCAACGTCTATCGCCTGGCCGAGTTGAGCATGGCGATCATCGATCAGTGCGTCGCGTTGGGCGTGCCGTTCGCCCGCGAGTATAGCGGCTACCTGGCGAACCGTTCGTTCGGCGGCGCGCAGGTGTCGCGCACCTTTTACGCCCGTGGGCAGACCGGGCAGCAGCTTTTGCTCGGCTGCTATGCCGCGCTGGCCCGGCAGATCGCCTTGCGGCAGGTGACGATGCACCCGCGACACGAAATGCTCGACCTGGTGGTCGTCGATGGCCGTGCCCGCGGCATCGTGACGCGCAACCTGCTTACCGGCGTCATCGCATCGCACGCGGCCGACGCGGTGGTGCTCGGCACAGGCGGTTACGGCAACGTTTACTATCTCTCGACCAACGCCAAGGCGAGCAACGTCACCGCGGTCTGGCGGGCCTATCGCCGCGGCGCACTGCTGGCGAACCCTTGTTTCACGCAGATCCATCCCACCTGCATTCCCGCCTCAGGCGAGCATCAGAGCAAGCTCACGTTGATGAGCGAGTCGCTGCGCAACGACGGCCGCATCTGGGTTCCCCAGCAAGCCGGCGATGCTCGCCCACCGAGCGAGATAGCCGAGGGCGAGCGCGATTATTTTCTCGAGCGCAAATACCCGAGCTTCGGCAATCTCGTGCCGCGCGACGTTGCCTCGCGCAACGCCAAGGAAGTTTGCGACGAGGGACGCGGCGTGGGGCCGGGCGGGCGCGGCGTCTATCTCGACTTCGCGGCCGCCACGGCGCGGCTCGGTGAGGACGTCGTCCGCCAGCGATACGGGAACCTGTTCGAGATGTACGAGCGTATCACCGGCGAAAACCCCTATCGGCAACCGATGCGGGTTTACCCGGCCATTCATTACGCCATGGGCGGGCTGTGGGTCGATTACAACCTGATGAGCAATCTGGAGGGCCTGTTTGTGATCGGTGAGGCCAACTTTGCCGACCAGGGGGCGAACCGGCTTGGCGCCAGCGCCCTGATGCAGGGGCTGGCCGACGGCTATTTTATTCTGCCTTATACGATCGGCGATTACCTGGCCCGCGTTTCGCCCGCCGATCGCCTTTCGCCCGACCATCGTGCTTTTCGCCAGACGGAGCAGGAAGCGGTCGAGCGAATTGCCCGACTTTTGTCGGCCTCCGGCCGGCGCTCGGCCGATTCGTTCCATCGCGAGCTGGGCGAGTTGCTGTGGAACCAGTGCGGCATGTCGCGGAATTCGGCTGGGCTGCAAACAGCACTGGCCCGCATCCCGGAACTGCGGGAGGAATTCTGGAACAACGTCAACGTGCCGGCTGCCGGCGCGGACTTCAACCAGGCGCTGGAACACGCCGGACGAGTCGCCGATTTTCTGGAGTTCGCCGAATTGATGTGCCACGACGCGTTGGACCGCGACGAATCGTGCGGCGCGCATTTTCGCCAGGAGCACCAGACGCCTGAAGGCGAGGCCCTGCGTGACGACGAGCGCTACCGCCATGTGTCGGCGTGGGAGTTTACCGAAATCGGCCGGCCGCCGCTTTTGCACAAAGAACCGCTGGCCTTTGAGTACGTCAAGCCAACGCAGCGGAGCTACAAGTAA
- a CDS encoding succinate dehydrogenase cytochrome b subunit translates to MSPATEVKKRPLRRHAPNRLAAFYRTTVGKKLVMAVSGMVLFIFVITHLAGNLQIFLGAEKLNDYAALLRRMPEVLWPARIGLLAALVVHVIASVQIVVTNRRARPVRYAVKRDVETNYAARTMVISGPLVLLYVIYHLAMFTFLATGPGYSPTDVYRNVVLAFQVPAISGVYLAAMVLLGLHLYHGTWSMLHSLGLSSPHYRWLRRGLAPAVAVAIAAGYISIPLAVLAGVVQ, encoded by the coding sequence ATGAGCCCGGCGACTGAAGTGAAAAAGCGGCCATTGCGCCGCCACGCCCCGAATCGGCTGGCCGCTTTCTATCGCACCACGGTGGGCAAGAAGCTGGTGATGGCGGTCTCGGGCATGGTGCTGTTCATCTTCGTCATCACGCATCTCGCCGGTAACCTGCAAATCTTTCTCGGCGCGGAGAAGCTCAACGACTACGCCGCGTTGCTGCGGCGCATGCCCGAAGTGCTTTGGCCGGCCAGAATCGGTTTGCTCGCGGCGCTGGTGGTTCACGTGATCGCCTCGGTGCAGATCGTGGTCACCAATCGCCGGGCAAGGCCCGTCCGCTATGCGGTGAAACGCGACGTCGAAACGAACTATGCGGCTCGAACGATGGTCATCAGCGGGCCGCTCGTTTTGCTCTACGTGATTTACCATTTGGCAATGTTCACGTTCCTCGCCACGGGGCCGGGCTACAGCCCTACCGACGTCTACCGCAACGTCGTGCTGGCCTTTCAAGTGCCGGCGATTTCGGGCGTCTACCTGGCCGCCATGGTCTTGCTGGGCTTGCACCTCTATCACGGCACGTGGAGCATGCTCCATTCGCTGGGACTCAGCAGTCCGCATTATCGCTGGCTGCGGCGAGGGTTGGCGCCGGCCGTCGCGGTGGCGATCGCGGCCGGGTACATTTCGATTCCGCTGGCCGTGCTGGCCGGCGTCGTGCAGTGA
- a CDS encoding DUF488 family protein has protein sequence MFQLKRAYDPASPDDGCRVLVERLWPRGVSKSRAAIDLWLKDVAPSTELRKWYGHDPDRWEEFRRRYWDELRSHRDAVHELRGKDREGKVTLVYAAHDEEHSGALALKQFLAGHKPRARR, from the coding sequence ATGTTCCAGCTCAAACGAGCTTATGATCCGGCCTCGCCCGATGACGGCTGCCGCGTGCTGGTCGAGCGGCTTTGGCCGCGCGGTGTGAGCAAATCGCGGGCAGCAATCGACTTGTGGCTCAAAGACGTGGCGCCCAGCACCGAGTTGCGGAAGTGGTATGGACACGATCCCGACCGCTGGGAGGAGTTCCGCCGCCGCTATTGGGATGAATTGCGCTCCCATCGCGACGCCGTACACGAGTTGCGAGGGAAGGACCGCGAGGGGAAGGTCACGCTGGTCTACGCCGCCCACGACGAGGAGCATAGTGGCGCGCTGGCCCTCAAGCAGTTCCTGGCCGGGCACAAACCACGCGCCCGCCGTTGA
- a CDS encoding cupin domain-containing protein: MAIHHAAAAEVIDVRPLGAALKDTLTKTLVKTDTLEVIRIVLPAGKQLPPHRVEGEITVQCLEGRLAFDVEGTEHELAQGQMLYLAGGATHALRGIEDASVLVAILLR, translated from the coding sequence ATGGCCATCCATCACGCCGCTGCCGCGGAAGTTATCGACGTGCGACCGTTGGGCGCCGCCTTGAAAGATACCCTTACCAAGACGTTGGTGAAAACCGACACGCTGGAGGTGATCCGCATCGTCCTTCCCGCCGGCAAACAATTGCCGCCGCACCGGGTTGAGGGAGAAATCACGGTCCAATGTCTGGAAGGCCGTCTGGCTTTCGACGTCGAAGGCACCGAACACGAACTGGCGCAAGGCCAGATGCTTTATCTCGCCGGCGGCGCCACGCACGCGCTGCGGGGCATCGAGGATGCGTCGGTGTTGGTCGCGATCCTGTTGAGGTGA